The Zerene cesonia ecotype Mississippi chromosome 19, Zerene_cesonia_1.1, whole genome shotgun sequence genome has a window encoding:
- the LOC119834607 gene encoding histidine-rich glycoprotein-like, giving the protein MRSYVLAVLGLVALAAFASAREIREKRSADLEAAASGHKWDKGGGHEHHGHHHHDHGGHDHKGHKGHHEDHHGHKGHHHHEGHKGHHGEHGGHKKHHHHDEGYHHHHGHGEKGEHGHGHEEHGHWHKGHDTKGHHGIEKHDEFKKDKHFHDHHGDLTHHEHYGGHHDEGGYKKGGHFHKGHKHGGHHEHHHGDKGHHEKGGHHHHHKGHHGDGGHHEHWDHHHDHGKKGGHEDHKHWGHKSGH; this is encoded by the coding sequence ATGAGGAGTTATGTACTCGCAGTCTTGGGACTGGTGGCTTTAGCAGCATTTGCTTCAGCGAGGGAAATAAGGGAGAAGAGATCAGCAGATTTGGAGGCAGCAGCGTCTGGTCACAAATGGGACAAGGGTGGTGGCCACGAGCACCACGGGCATCATCACCACGACCACGGCGGCCATGACCATAAGGGACATAAGGGACACCACGAAGATCATCACGGCCACAAGGGGCACCACCATCACGAGGGCCACAAAGGACATCACGGAGAACACGGTGGGCACAAAAAACACCACCACCACGATGAAGGTTACCACCATCACCACGGACATGGTGAAAAGGGCGAGCACGGCCATGGACACGAGGAGCACGGTCATTGGCACAAAGGCCATGATACTAAAGGCCACCATGGCATCGAGAAGCACGATGAATTCAAAAAGGACAAGCATTTCCACGATCACCATGGTGATTTGACACACCATGAACATTATGGCGGACATCATGATGAAGGCGGTTACAAGAAAGGCGGCCACTTCCACAAGGGTCACAAGCATGGCGGCCATCATGAGCATCATCACGGTGATAAGGGACACCATGAGAAAGGaggtcatcatcatcatcacaagGGACACCACGGAGATGGCGGTCACCATGAACATTGGGACCATCATCACGACCACGGCAAGAAGGGCGGCCATGAAGACCACAAGCACTGGGGACACAAGTCTGGTCactaa